A single genomic interval of Chryseobacterium paludis harbors:
- a CDS encoding VOC family protein, translating into MVKRIVTNIKTEDLSRADYFYHHILGLEILMDHGWIKTFGNDVESKVQISFATQGGNNTPVPDLSIEVDEVDEVYNKMKDSGFEVTYDITDEDWGVRRFFVKDPFDKLINILSHQ; encoded by the coding sequence ATGGTAAAAAGAATTGTTACAAACATCAAAACTGAAGATTTGTCCCGTGCAGATTATTTTTATCATCATATTTTAGGTCTTGAAATATTGATGGATCATGGGTGGATCAAAACATTTGGAAATGATGTAGAATCGAAAGTTCAGATAAGTTTTGCAACACAAGGCGGGAATAATACTCCTGTTCCGGATCTGTCCATTGAAGTTGATGAGGTTGATGAAGTGTATAACAAGATGAAGGATTCAGGGTTTGAAGTAACTTATGATATTACTGATGAAGACTGGGGAGTCCGTAGATTTTTTGTCAAAGATCCGTTTGATAAATTAATTAATATTCTTTCACATCAATAA
- a CDS encoding VOC family protein has protein sequence MKVNQIYVNLPVKNVESTRAFWTKLGFSINEQFSDENAVCVVLNEQNIFAMFLKEEFFKTFTNRPIAQGETTQVLLAIGVSSREEVDNMVKTALENGGSKYSEPQDHGWMYQNAFADLNGHQWEVMFADMSQLPTE, from the coding sequence ATGAAAGTCAATCAAATTTATGTAAACCTACCCGTAAAAAACGTTGAAAGTACAAGAGCGTTTTGGACCAAGCTTGGTTTCTCGATCAATGAACAGTTTTCTGATGAAAATGCAGTATGTGTGGTTTTGAACGAACAAAACATATTCGCCATGTTTCTAAAAGAAGAATTTTTCAAAACATTTACCAATAGACCTATTGCGCAGGGTGAGACGACACAGGTGCTTCTAGCCATCGGCGTTAGCAGTCGCGAAGAAGTTGACAATATGGTAAAAACAGCTTTAGAGAATGGTGGTTCAAAATATAGTGAACCTCAGGATCACGGATGGATGTATCAAAACGCTTTTGCTGATCTTAATGGACATCAGTGGGAAGTTATGTTCGCGGATATGTCTCAACTTCCAACAGAATAG
- a CDS encoding glyoxalase superfamily protein, with translation MKAEHIIPILRIFDYQKTIEFYVDWLGFEITLEHRFEENTPVYMEVKKDNIILHLSEHHGDSTPGSSVFIWGEGVAEYHKELIDKKYKYNRPGLEKTFYDAVSFTVNDPFGNKIVFNEKFDEAKHKGLEFYSFE, from the coding sequence ATGAAAGCAGAACACATTATTCCCATTCTAAGAATTTTTGATTATCAGAAAACAATAGAGTTTTACGTTGATTGGTTAGGTTTTGAAATTACTTTAGAACATCGTTTCGAAGAAAATACACCTGTTTATATGGAAGTGAAAAAAGACAATATCATTCTTCATTTAAGTGAGCATCATGGAGATTCAACACCCGGAAGCAGTGTTTTTATCTGGGGAGAAGGGGTAGCAGAATACCATAAAGAGCTGATTGATAAAAAATATAAATACAACAGACCCGGACTGGAAAAAACATTTTACGACGCTGTGTCTTTTACAGTTAATGATCCTTTTGGAAACAAAATTGTTTTTAATGAAAAATTTGATGAAGCGAAACATAAGGGGTTGGAATTTTATTCATTCGAGTGA
- a CDS encoding S9 family peptidase produces MNIKTKIIVTAQVALSTIMMNAQNTTTKLPGDATLPSTKASLEKLISYDTGNFKYKVEDYFARPKASQFKISPDGNFLSYKEKDKDSKNHVYVKDLKTGKVTQAIEEKEDLVKSYGWLNKKRLFFTQDKGGNENLHLYAADVDGSNLKDLTPFDGVTLGSVKLIKDTDFVVVTMNKNNKQIFEPYKINFVTGEMIQLYENKDVNSPIDDYIFDKDGDLRGYIVLENGLITKTYYKDLKTGKFNLIKSTDWSDTFSIIDFNDHSKNKDEAYVVTNLDSDKAKIVLYDLKKNEAIKDVYSNPVYDVSSIRTAGKNRNYELDYISYNGVKSETVPVSKFYTEIDAQLKSQFGDKEFGVVSSDDNNDKLLVVVGSDKLYGTYYEYDSKTKQTKLLYNLMPQLKEEDMAEMRPIEFKSRDGLTIYGYITLPKAALEGKKVPLVVNPHGGPQGIRDDWGFNPETQLFASRGYATLQVNFRISGGYGKEFQKAGYKQIGRKAMDDVEDGVKYAIQQGWVDKDKIAIYGGSHGGYATLMGLIKTPDLYTCGVDYVGVSNIFTFFDSFPEYWKPYKEMTKQIWYDLDNPEEAKIAREVSPVFQIDKIKKPLFVVQGANDPRVNINESDQIVKAMRAKGFETPYMVKYDEGHGFGKEPNRLELYKYMLGFFAENFNKSK; encoded by the coding sequence ATGAACATAAAAACTAAAATTATAGTAACCGCTCAGGTTGCTCTCTCAACGATTATGATGAATGCACAAAACACGACCACTAAGTTACCCGGTGATGCTACCCTACCATCTACCAAAGCCAGTCTTGAGAAACTTATTTCTTATGACACAGGAAATTTTAAATACAAAGTTGAAGACTATTTTGCCAGGCCAAAAGCTTCACAATTTAAAATCTCACCAGACGGAAATTTTCTTTCTTATAAAGAAAAAGATAAAGACAGTAAGAATCATGTCTATGTAAAAGATTTAAAAACCGGAAAAGTTACCCAAGCGATCGAAGAGAAGGAAGATCTTGTAAAAAGCTATGGATGGTTGAATAAAAAGCGTTTGTTTTTCACTCAGGATAAAGGGGGAAATGAGAATCTTCATTTGTATGCGGCGGATGTTGATGGAAGTAATCTCAAGGACCTTACTCCATTTGATGGAGTAACACTGGGGTCCGTAAAATTGATAAAGGATACCGATTTTGTCGTTGTCACAATGAATAAAAATAACAAACAGATCTTCGAACCGTACAAAATAAACTTCGTTACAGGTGAAATGATTCAGCTGTATGAAAATAAAGATGTTAATAGTCCTATTGATGATTATATCTTTGATAAAGATGGGGATTTAAGAGGATATATTGTTCTTGAAAATGGATTGATTACAAAGACTTATTATAAAGATCTGAAGACAGGGAAATTCAATCTCATTAAATCAACGGACTGGTCTGATACATTTAGTATTATAGATTTCAATGATCATTCTAAGAATAAAGATGAGGCTTATGTTGTGACAAATCTGGACAGTGATAAAGCAAAAATTGTTTTATATGACTTAAAGAAAAATGAAGCGATTAAAGATGTATATTCTAATCCTGTTTATGATGTAAGTTCAATACGTACTGCCGGTAAAAACAGAAATTATGAACTGGATTATATCAGTTATAACGGAGTGAAAAGTGAAACTGTTCCGGTAAGTAAATTCTACACAGAAATTGATGCTCAACTAAAATCTCAGTTTGGAGATAAAGAATTTGGTGTTGTTTCATCAGATGATAATAATGATAAACTTTTGGTCGTAGTTGGAAGTGATAAGCTATATGGAACCTATTACGAGTATGATTCCAAAACCAAGCAGACAAAGCTTCTTTATAATCTGATGCCTCAATTGAAGGAAGAGGATATGGCAGAAATGAGGCCCATTGAATTCAAAAGCAGAGATGGGTTGACTATCTATGGATATATCACATTGCCAAAAGCTGCTTTGGAAGGGAAAAAAGTTCCTTTAGTAGTAAATCCTCATGGAGGGCCACAAGGTATTAGAGATGATTGGGGCTTTAATCCTGAAACACAATTGTTTGCCAGTAGAGGATATGCGACCTTACAGGTGAATTTTAGAATTTCAGGGGGATATGGAAAGGAGTTCCAGAAAGCAGGTTATAAGCAAATAGGGAGAAAAGCAATGGATGATGTGGAAGATGGAGTAAAATATGCAATCCAGCAAGGATGGGTGGATAAGGATAAAATTGCCATCTACGGAGGAAGCCACGGTGGCTATGCTACATTAATGGGGCTGATTAAAACTCCAGATTTATATACCTGTGGTGTAGATTATGTTGGAGTTTCCAATATCTTTACATTCTTTGATTCATTCCCTGAATACTGGAAGCCATATAAAGAAATGACGAAACAGATATGGTATGATCTGGATAATCCTGAAGAGGCAAAAATTGCCAGAGAGGTTTCTCCGGTATTTCAGATCGATAAGATCAAAAAACCTCTTTTTGTTGTACAAGGAGCTAATGATCCACGAGTGAACATCAATGAATCCGATCAGATTGTAAAAGCAATGCGTGCCAAAGGTTTTGAAACACCCTATATGGTAAAATACGACGAAGGTCATGGCTTTGGAAAGGAGCCGAACAGACTTGAACTCTACAAATATATGTTAGGATTTTTTGCTGAGAATTTTAATAAAAGTAAATAA
- a CDS encoding SRPBCC family protein, translating to METLSYETVIDAPQQKVWDILWGPETYNEWTKFFNSSGSYMKSDWRVGGKTYFVDSNNEGMVSTIDSLDEPNQIVFKHLGMIKDGVEDTESMEIKQWSGAFEKYFLIDFDGKTKLHAEVQTEKDWEEHMNTGFTKGLEIVKTLAEGN from the coding sequence ATGGAAACATTATCTTATGAAACAGTAATCGATGCGCCTCAACAGAAAGTATGGGACATCCTTTGGGGACCTGAAACATATAATGAATGGACAAAGTTCTTTAATTCATCGGGTTCATACATGAAATCGGATTGGAGGGTAGGAGGAAAAACCTATTTTGTAGATTCAAATAATGAAGGAATGGTTTCTACCATTGACAGTTTGGATGAGCCTAATCAAATTGTGTTTAAACACCTTGGAATGATTAAGGATGGTGTAGAAGACACCGAAAGTATGGAGATTAAGCAATGGAGTGGTGCGTTTGAAAAATATTTTCTTATTGATTTTGATGGAAAAACAAAACTTCATGCAGAGGTACAAACCGAAAAAGACTGGGAAGAACATATGAATACAGGCTTTACTAAAGGTCTTGAAATTGTAAAAACTCTTGCTGAAGGAAATTAG
- a CDS encoding VOC family protein gives MNNDIFPCLWCDGNAKQSAEFYCKVFNGRITADTPVVMNIDLFGQKLMLLDGGPHFEKNPSVSFMVICETEDEVQRYWDQLLVGGKELMALDSYPWSKKFGWLDDQYGVSWQLFFGEKTSDQKIVPTLMFMHQNNGKAMEAMEFYTQTFPNSKIGNILKYKDGGEPNENPENIQHANFMIDGYDIYCMDSSYDHKFDFNEGVSMVIMTDDQKQTDFLWNTLISGGGRESMCGWLKDKYGFSWQIVPKRLIQLMNDSNQEKAQKVVQVMMKMQKIIIQELEEAYNS, from the coding sequence ATGAATAATGATATTTTTCCATGCCTTTGGTGCGACGGAAATGCAAAACAATCAGCAGAATTTTACTGCAAAGTATTTAATGGAAGAATTACTGCAGATACTCCTGTAGTAATGAATATTGACCTTTTTGGTCAAAAATTAATGCTCCTGGATGGTGGTCCTCATTTTGAAAAAAATCCATCAGTATCTTTTATGGTTATATGTGAAACTGAAGATGAAGTTCAAAGATATTGGGATCAGCTATTGGTAGGAGGTAAGGAATTGATGGCACTTGACTCTTATCCCTGGAGTAAAAAATTCGGATGGCTTGATGATCAGTATGGAGTTAGTTGGCAATTATTTTTCGGAGAGAAAACAAGTGACCAAAAAATTGTTCCGACATTAATGTTCATGCATCAGAATAATGGTAAGGCGATGGAAGCAATGGAGTTTTATACCCAAACTTTCCCTAACTCAAAAATTGGAAATATTCTGAAATATAAAGATGGTGGTGAACCTAATGAAAATCCTGAAAATATTCAGCATGCCAACTTTATGATTGATGGTTACGATATTTACTGTATGGATTCTTCATATGATCATAAATTCGATTTTAATGAAGGGGTATCAATGGTGATCATGACTGATGACCAGAAACAGACAGACTTTCTTTGGAATACGCTGATATCGGGTGGGGGTAGAGAAAGTATGTGTGGCTGGCTGAAAGATAAATACGGATTTAGCTGGCAGATCGTTCCAAAGAGACTTATTCAGCTTATGAACGATTCGAACCAGGAAAAGGCTCAAAAAGTAGTACAGGTGATGATGAAAATGCAGAAAATTATTATCCAAGAGTTGGAAGAAGCTTATAATTCTTAA
- a CDS encoding DinB family protein, translating into MDTPKSKKLDIVIPAYRMHSQSFLNVLDGILEEDGMKRIDGKTNHIVWMAGNFLNMRYGLGWVLGLQEEDPYTELFFQGKALDESFNYPSLEELKKNFHAISPKVYQKLLEATDEQLEEIFEIGMNVPYVPETKLNFTGMSISREDYLCGQIGLMRKILGYPGMKYDTDDNLKY; encoded by the coding sequence ATGGACACACCAAAATCAAAAAAATTAGATATCGTTATTCCGGCGTACAGGATGCATTCCCAAAGCTTTTTAAATGTTTTGGATGGTATTTTGGAAGAAGATGGAATGAAAAGAATTGACGGTAAAACCAACCATATTGTTTGGATGGCAGGAAATTTTCTCAATATGCGTTATGGCTTAGGCTGGGTTTTAGGACTTCAGGAAGAGGATCCATACACAGAACTTTTCTTTCAGGGAAAGGCTTTAGATGAGAGTTTTAATTATCCAAGTCTGGAAGAATTGAAGAAGAACTTTCATGCAATTTCACCAAAAGTATATCAAAAATTACTCGAAGCAACGGATGAGCAGCTTGAGGAAATATTTGAAATCGGAATGAATGTACCTTATGTTCCAGAGACAAAACTCAATTTTACGGGAATGTCTATCAGTCGTGAAGACTATTTATGTGGACAAATAGGTTTGATGCGAAAAATTCTGGGATATCCTGGAATGAAGTATGATACTGATGATAATTTAAAATACTAA
- a CDS encoding DoxX family protein gives MKLLTILFATFILALLGTKLFQGSWNFLFSGNLGMAVFILFTGFAHFKFQKGMAMMIPDFIPAKMFWVYITGIIEIAAGIGLMIPSIRETTAVLLIVFFVMVFIANINSSKKKVNIFKGDYTGPGMAYLYKERLPMQVILILWTWYFGIYLH, from the coding sequence ATGAAATTATTAACAATCCTTTTTGCCACATTCATTCTGGCTTTGCTAGGTACAAAACTGTTTCAGGGAAGCTGGAATTTTTTATTTTCTGGAAATTTGGGAATGGCAGTATTTATTCTGTTTACAGGTTTTGCCCATTTTAAATTTCAAAAAGGAATGGCCATGATGATCCCCGATTTTATTCCTGCCAAAATGTTTTGGGTATACATTACGGGAATTATTGAAATTGCGGCTGGAATTGGATTGATGATTCCATCAATACGTGAGACCACAGCTGTTTTGTTGATTGTTTTTTTTGTTATGGTTTTTATTGCCAACATCAATTCATCAAAGAAAAAAGTCAATATTTTTAAGGGAGATTATACAGGCCCAGGAATGGCTTATTTATATAAAGAAAGGCTCCCAATGCAGGTTATACTTATTTTATGGACCTGGTATTTTGGAATTTATTTACATTAA
- a CDS encoding SDR family oxidoreductase — MNTQNKSRSKSKVPKEGLFPEIIRKNYIGSKKLLNKKAVISGGDSGIGQAVAVHYAREGADIAIIYKESDKDAKETLTLVEKEGQKCLLFKGDVSKKAIRNKCIEKIKKEWKSLDILVNNAGVQFPKNDIEKISDDQITETFNINIISMISLTRDFLPLMDKGSRIICTTSVTAYRGSDHLIDYSATKGAIATFVRSLATNLAEKKILVNGVAPGPIWTPLVKETFDDLSTFGKDNPLKRAGQPSEVAPAYVFLASEDSSFITGEIIHINGGDFVGG; from the coding sequence ATGAACACACAGAACAAGTCAAGATCCAAATCTAAAGTGCCTAAAGAAGGATTATTTCCCGAGATTATCCGTAAAAATTATATAGGAAGTAAAAAACTTCTTAATAAGAAAGCCGTTATCTCAGGAGGTGACAGTGGAATAGGGCAGGCCGTTGCAGTTCATTATGCCAGAGAAGGAGCTGATATTGCTATTATTTATAAAGAAAGTGATAAAGATGCTAAAGAAACGTTGACGCTCGTAGAAAAAGAAGGTCAGAAATGCCTCTTATTTAAGGGAGATGTTTCCAAAAAAGCAATTAGAAACAAATGTATTGAGAAAATTAAGAAGGAATGGAAGAGCCTGGATATTCTGGTCAACAATGCAGGAGTGCAATTTCCTAAAAATGATATTGAAAAGATCTCAGATGATCAGATAACGGAGACTTTTAACATAAATATCATTTCAATGATTTCTTTAACACGGGATTTTTTGCCGTTAATGGATAAAGGATCAAGAATTATTTGTACAACTTCTGTTACGGCCTATCGGGGAAGTGACCATCTTATCGATTATTCGGCAACAAAAGGAGCGATTGCTACCTTTGTCCGTTCCTTAGCTACTAATCTTGCTGAAAAGAAAATATTAGTGAATGGAGTTGCACCGGGGCCTATCTGGACACCACTGGTGAAAGAAACATTTGATGATCTTTCAACATTTGGAAAGGATAATCCTTTAAAGAGAGCGGGACAACCTTCTGAAGTCGCTCCGGCTTATGTTTTTCTTGCTTCTGAGGATTCCAGTTTTATTACAGGTGAGATCATTCACATTAATGGGGGTGATTTTGTCGGCGGTTAG
- a CDS encoding VOC family protein — translation MAKLNSYLNFDGTAEEAFNFYKSVFGGEFRGEVHKMGNAPGTENLSDEEKNRVMHIALPIGDDLLMASDIVPGFGQTLTVGNNNYVSIFPESREEADRLFKGLSDGGNIEMPIEDQFWGDYFGSFQDKYGVHWMVNYNEESAK, via the coding sequence ATGGCAAAATTAAATTCGTACCTCAATTTTGATGGTACAGCTGAAGAAGCATTCAACTTTTACAAATCTGTTTTCGGAGGTGAATTTCGCGGTGAAGTTCATAAAATGGGGAATGCCCCAGGAACTGAAAACCTATCTGACGAAGAAAAAAACAGGGTTATGCACATTGCTCTACCTATTGGCGATGACTTACTGATGGCTTCTGATATCGTTCCCGGATTCGGACAAACTTTAACGGTTGGGAACAATAATTATGTTTCTATATTTCCGGAATCAAGGGAAGAAGCAGACCGTCTTTTTAAAGGTCTTTCTGATGGCGGCAATATTGAAATGCCTATTGAAGACCAGTTTTGGGGAGATTATTTCGGTAGTTTTCAGGACAAATATGGTGTTCATTGGATGGTGAACTATAATGAAGAATCTGCAAAATAA
- a CDS encoding SRPBCC family protein encodes MERLTYEIRINATPEKIWTVLWSKMTYRQWTAAFTEGSFYQGNLEEGSIVKFLDPNNNGMYSRVEKNIPNKEIKFLHLGEIYEGVEAPQDWGEATESYVLEETENGTILKSEIQTPAEFKDFFEEKFPNALEIVKNLSQNQL; translated from the coding sequence ATGGAAAGATTAACTTATGAAATACGAATCAATGCTACCCCTGAAAAGATATGGACGGTACTTTGGAGTAAAATGACCTATAGGCAATGGACAGCTGCCTTCACAGAAGGTTCTTTTTATCAGGGAAATCTTGAAGAAGGAAGTATTGTGAAGTTTTTAGATCCCAATAATAATGGAATGTACAGCCGTGTTGAAAAAAATATACCCAATAAAGAAATAAAATTTTTACATCTGGGAGAAATTTATGAGGGTGTAGAAGCCCCTCAGGATTGGGGGGAAGCAACGGAATCTTATGTTTTAGAGGAAACTGAAAATGGTACAATTTTAAAAAGTGAAATCCAGACCCCTGCTGAGTTTAAAGATTTTTTTGAAGAGAAATTTCCTAATGCCTTGGAAATCGTGAAAAACCTTTCGCAAAATCAGCTTTAA
- a CDS encoding helix-hairpin-helix domain-containing protein produces the protein MAKCLSSICAVNHVVQGTFLQGVVAMPARRALEKEKIDSLEKLSDYSEDEIMQLHGFGKNTMEKLKVYMQEHQISFKN, from the coding sequence ATGGCAAAATGTTTAAGTTCCATTTGTGCTGTTAATCATGTTGTTCAGGGAACTTTTTTGCAGGGCGTAGTTGCTATGCCTGCAAGACGTGCTTTAGAAAAAGAGAAGATTGATTCTTTAGAAAAATTATCAGATTATTCTGAAGATGAAATCATGCAGCTTCATGGTTTTGGAAAAAATACAATGGAGAAGCTTAAAGTCTATATGCAAGAGCATCAAATTTCTTTTAAAAATTAA
- a CDS encoding alpha/beta fold hydrolase, with protein sequence MNPTEKGFKTVNGIQMYYEIYGSGKPLVLVHGGGSSILFDFKEVISRLESQFQLIGIDLQNHGKTEHRDIPETFEQDAHDVAALLKELKIEKASFWGFSNGGNTVMQIGHLYPEIIEKLIVASSFFKRNGMIDGFFESMSEATLESMPEPLKINFLELNPDFSKLENLFDKDSKRMQNFEDWDEKILTSIDSPTLFISGDKDVMKPEHVVEMWRLIPDSQLLILPATHGSYMMADFEGNTDENLISLTTNEVVKFLNH encoded by the coding sequence ATGAATCCTACTGAAAAGGGCTTTAAAACAGTCAATGGAATTCAAATGTACTATGAGATCTACGGTTCAGGAAAGCCTTTGGTTCTCGTTCATGGTGGTGGATCTTCAATTTTATTTGACTTTAAAGAAGTCATCTCAAGATTGGAATCTCAATTTCAACTCATCGGAATAGATTTACAAAACCATGGAAAGACCGAACATAGAGATATTCCCGAAACTTTCGAACAGGATGCTCATGATGTGGCAGCCCTTTTAAAGGAATTGAAAATTGAAAAAGCCTCATTCTGGGGATTCAGTAATGGTGGAAATACGGTCATGCAAATTGGTCATCTTTATCCGGAAATAATAGAAAAACTGATTGTTGCTTCTTCATTTTTCAAAAGAAATGGAATGATAGACGGCTTTTTTGAGTCTATGTCTGAAGCGACTTTAGAATCAATGCCCGAACCTTTGAAGATTAATTTTCTTGAATTAAACCCTGACTTTTCAAAACTTGAAAATCTATTTGATAAAGACAGCAAAAGAATGCAGAATTTTGAAGATTGGGACGAAAAGATATTAACCTCCATAGACTCACCTACACTTTTCATTTCTGGAGATAAGGATGTTATGAAGCCAGAACATGTTGTTGAAATGTGGCGCCTGATTCCCGATTCTCAATTATTGATCCTTCCGGCAACTCATGGTTCTTATATGATGGCAGATTTTGAAGGAAATACAGATGAAAATCTGATTAGCTTAACTACTAATGAAGTAGTGAAATTCTTAAATCATTAA
- a CDS encoding DUF763 domain-containing protein, whose translation MKRSGTADLPLHYGKVPPWLYERMSILGLSIVEAILMDYGKDEVLRRLADPFWFQSFGAVMGMDWHSSGITTSVMGALKRSVNPNSQSLGIYICGGKGKLSRNTPQELIQIADKTGLNGTELVKASKLSAKVDNTAIQDGYQLYLHNFILADNGSWSVVQQGMHESDGTARRYHWHSENIKSFVEEPHTGINGVYRGKILNLTDANASQSRKGILDISHTDSAEIMSDFSRLILPSHHDVRASDVDLKRLGALLYVTREQQPQNFEDLLMLEGVGPRTMQSLALVSEVIHGAPSRFSDPARFSFAHGGKDGHPFPVPTKVYDESIDILRKGIEKSKLGNSDKLKTLNKLHQIVAATEKDFTPDFDIQEVIEEERQNSWRFGGKTVFGDAEKPTKPNSIQLSLF comes from the coding sequence ATGAAACGTTCAGGAACAGCAGATCTACCTTTACACTATGGCAAAGTACCGCCGTGGTTGTATGAACGTATGTCTATACTTGGACTTTCTATAGTTGAAGCAATCTTAATGGATTATGGTAAGGATGAGGTGCTTCGTAGACTGGCAGACCCATTTTGGTTCCAGAGTTTTGGTGCTGTAATGGGAATGGATTGGCATTCATCAGGAATAACTACTTCTGTAATGGGTGCTTTAAAACGTTCCGTAAATCCGAATTCTCAATCACTGGGTATCTATATCTGTGGCGGAAAAGGAAAGCTTTCAAGAAATACACCTCAGGAATTAATTCAGATTGCTGATAAAACAGGACTTAATGGAACTGAGCTTGTAAAGGCTAGTAAACTATCTGCAAAAGTTGATAATACAGCGATTCAGGATGGTTATCAATTATATCTACATAACTTTATTCTGGCCGATAATGGAAGCTGGAGTGTGGTTCAACAGGGAATGCATGAATCCGATGGAACGGCGAGACGTTATCATTGGCACTCGGAAAATATAAAATCTTTTGTCGAAGAGCCACATACTGGTATCAATGGAGTTTATAGAGGCAAGATCCTCAATCTTACTGATGCTAATGCTTCACAAAGCAGAAAAGGAATTCTGGATATTTCTCACACAGATTCTGCTGAGATCATGAGTGATTTTTCCAGATTGATTCTTCCCAGTCATCATGATGTTCGGGCTTCTGATGTTGATTTAAAACGTTTAGGTGCACTTTTGTATGTAACCCGCGAACAGCAACCACAAAATTTCGAAGATCTACTGATGTTGGAGGGCGTTGGTCCCAGAACAATGCAGTCTTTAGCTCTGGTAAGTGAAGTGATTCATGGGGCACCATCAAGATTTTCCGATCCTGCGAGATTTTCTTTTGCTCATGGTGGGAAGGACGGACATCCGTTTCCTGTTCCTACGAAAGTGTATGATGAAAGCATAGATATTCTTAGAAAGGGAATTGAAAAGTCAAAATTGGGAAATTCCGATAAACTGAAGACATTAAATAAGCTACATCAGATTGTAGCTGCAACAGAAAAGGATTTCACTCCGGATTTCGATATCCAGGAGGTCATAGAAGAAGAAAGGCAGAACTCCTGGAGGTTTGGCGGGAAAACCGTTTTTGGAGATGCTGAAAAACCAACAAAACCAAATTCTATTCAACTTTCATTGTTTTAA
- a CDS encoding SRPBCC family protein: MDPIKIDITILAPVEKVWDYFNKPDHIIKWNFAHESWQCPSSENDLRVGGKFKSRMEAKDGSFGFDFAGVYDEVIPNQRIKYHLEDGRNVDVIFEKIDPDTTKVTEVFDPEKQNSVEMQRDGWYAILDNFHKYVEKH; the protein is encoded by the coding sequence ATGGATCCTATTAAAATAGATATTACAATTTTAGCTCCTGTTGAAAAGGTTTGGGATTATTTTAATAAGCCTGATCATATTATAAAATGGAATTTTGCTCACGAAAGCTGGCAATGTCCAAGCTCTGAAAACGACCTTAGAGTAGGTGGCAAATTCAAAAGCAGAATGGAAGCTAAAGACGGAAGTTTCGGATTTGATTTTGCGGGTGTTTATGATGAGGTTATTCCTAATCAAAGGATAAAATATCACCTTGAAGATGGGAGAAATGTAGATGTAATCTTTGAAAAAATAGATCCTGATACGACAAAAGTTACTGAAGTTTTTGATCCTGAAAAACAAAACTCCGTGGAAATGCAGAGAGATGGATGGTATGCTATTTTGGATAATTTCCACAAATACGTTGAAAAACATTAA
- a CDS encoding Crp/Fnr family transcriptional regulator: protein MANKALEISYDFPFFMHDELDEIFKAHEKISFQKGDFILEEGKTANEYYVLDKGLARSFVNDFNGNEVTTHFFAENEIIIEVLSLFQRIPSQENIMCITDCECWKLDYDTFQDLFHKIPNLREWGRSWMSQQLFAYKQRSVEMFTLSATKRYLNLLEQKCQVIQFAPLKQIASYLGVTDTSLSRIRKEIVSHPKKN from the coding sequence ATGGCAAATAAAGCTTTAGAAATTTCATATGATTTTCCTTTCTTCATGCATGATGAGCTGGATGAGATCTTCAAAGCTCATGAAAAGATAAGTTTTCAAAAAGGGGATTTTATTCTTGAAGAAGGAAAAACAGCTAATGAATATTATGTTTTGGATAAAGGTTTAGCAAGATCATTCGTGAATGATTTTAATGGTAATGAAGTAACGACTCACTTTTTTGCAGAGAATGAAATCATTATAGAAGTTCTCTCTCTTTTTCAAAGGATTCCATCACAGGAAAATATCATGTGTATCACAGACTGCGAATGTTGGAAGCTAGATTATGATACCTTTCAGGATCTGTTTCATAAAATTCCTAATCTTAGAGAATGGGGAAGATCATGGATGTCCCAGCAATTATTTGCCTACAAACAGCGTTCCGTAGAGATGTTTACTCTTTCAGCAACAAAACGCTATCTTAATTTGCTTGAACAAAAATGTCAGGTTATTCAATTCGCTCCTTTAAAACAAATCGCTTCCTACCTGGGTGTTACAGATACTTCTCTGAGCAGAATTCGTAAAGAAATAGTTTCACATCCAAAGAAAAATTAA